The following coding sequences are from one Arthrobacter sp. PvP023 window:
- a CDS encoding ATP-dependent Clp protease ATP-binding subunit has translation MFERFTDRARRVVVLAQEEARMLNHNYIGTEHILLGLIHEGEGVAAKALESLSISLDGVREQVQEIIGQGQQAPSGHIPFTPRAKKVLELSLREALQLGHNYIGTEHILLGLIREGEGVAAQVLVKLGADLNRVRQQVIQLLSGYQGKETTGAGVGAGQPEGTPAGSVVLDQFGRNLTQAARENKLDPVIGREQEMERVMQVLSRRTKNNPVLIGEPGVGKTAVVEGLAQAIVRGDVPETIKDKQLYTLDLGSLVAGSRYRGDFEERLKKVLKEIRTRGDIILFIDEIHTLVGAGAAEGAIDAASILKPMLARGELQTIGATTLDEYRKHIEKDAALERRFQPIQVKEPSVAHAIEILKGLRDRYEAHHRVTITDGALASAANLSERYISDRFLPDKAIDLIDEAGARLRIRRMTAPPELKAMDERIAELKMEKESAIDAQDFEGAASLRDKEQKLIAERAEKERHWKTGGMDDISEVDEDLIAEVLANSTGIPVFKLTEEESSRLLKMEDELHKRVVGQNEAIKALSQAIRRTRAGLKDPKRPGGSFIFAGPTGVGKTELAKALAEFLFGEEDALITLDMSEYSEKHTVSRLFGAPPGYVGYEEGGQLTEKVRRRPFSVVLFDEVEKAHADLFNSLLQILEDGRLTDSQGRVVDFKNTVIIMTTNLGTRDISKSVATGFQSGTDTQTGYNRMRARVTEELKQHFRPEFLNRVDDVVVFPQLTQDEIIEIVDLFVSRLEKRLKDKDMGIELTKAAKVLLATRGYDPAMGARPLRRTIQREIEDQLSEKILFGEIHAGDIVVVDVDGEGDDAKFTFEGNAKPRIPEIAPSV, from the coding sequence ATGTTTGAGCGATTTACGGACCGTGCCCGTCGCGTAGTTGTGCTTGCCCAAGAAGAGGCACGCATGCTGAACCACAATTACATCGGTACCGAACACATCCTCTTGGGTCTGATCCATGAGGGTGAGGGCGTTGCCGCCAAAGCTCTGGAGTCCTTGAGCATTTCGCTCGACGGCGTGCGCGAGCAGGTGCAGGAGATCATCGGCCAGGGCCAGCAGGCCCCGTCCGGCCATATCCCTTTCACCCCGCGCGCCAAGAAGGTGCTGGAGCTCTCGCTCCGCGAAGCCCTGCAGCTGGGCCATAACTACATCGGCACGGAGCATATCCTGCTGGGGCTCATCCGCGAGGGTGAAGGCGTGGCCGCCCAGGTGCTCGTGAAGCTCGGAGCGGACCTCAACCGCGTCCGCCAGCAGGTGATCCAGCTGCTCTCGGGTTACCAGGGCAAGGAGACCACCGGCGCAGGCGTCGGCGCCGGCCAGCCGGAGGGTACTCCCGCCGGTTCCGTGGTCCTGGACCAGTTCGGCCGCAACCTGACCCAGGCTGCGCGCGAGAACAAACTGGATCCGGTCATCGGACGCGAACAGGAAATGGAACGCGTCATGCAGGTCCTTTCCCGGCGCACCAAGAACAACCCCGTCCTCATCGGCGAGCCCGGCGTCGGCAAGACAGCCGTCGTCGAAGGACTCGCCCAGGCGATCGTCCGCGGGGACGTCCCGGAGACCATCAAGGACAAGCAGCTCTACACGCTGGACCTTGGGTCCCTGGTGGCAGGCTCCCGCTACCGCGGTGACTTCGAAGAGCGCCTGAAGAAGGTCCTCAAGGAGATCCGCACCCGCGGCGACATCATCCTGTTCATCGACGAAATCCACACCCTGGTGGGTGCGGGTGCCGCCGAAGGCGCCATCGATGCCGCATCCATCCTGAAGCCCATGCTGGCGCGCGGCGAGCTCCAGACCATCGGTGCCACCACGCTGGACGAATACCGCAAGCACATCGAAAAGGACGCAGCGCTCGAGCGCCGCTTCCAGCCGATCCAGGTCAAGGAACCCTCGGTGGCTCACGCGATCGAGATCCTCAAGGGCCTGCGTGACCGCTATGAGGCCCACCACCGGGTAACCATCACCGACGGCGCCCTCGCCTCCGCGGCCAACCTGTCCGAACGCTACATCTCGGACCGGTTCCTGCCGGACAAGGCGATTGACCTCATCGATGAAGCCGGTGCGCGCCTGCGCATCCGCCGGATGACCGCTCCGCCGGAGCTGAAGGCCATGGACGAGCGCATCGCCGAACTCAAGATGGAGAAGGAGTCCGCGATTGACGCGCAGGACTTCGAAGGCGCCGCCTCGCTGCGCGACAAGGAGCAGAAGCTCATTGCCGAGCGGGCCGAGAAGGAACGCCACTGGAAGACCGGCGGCATGGATGACATCTCCGAGGTTGATGAGGATCTCATCGCCGAGGTGCTGGCAAACTCCACCGGCATTCCGGTCTTCAAGCTGACCGAGGAGGAGTCCTCGCGCCTGCTGAAGATGGAAGACGAACTGCACAAGCGCGTCGTTGGCCAGAACGAGGCCATCAAGGCCCTGTCCCAGGCCATCCGGCGCACCCGTGCAGGCCTGAAGGACCCGAAGCGTCCGGGCGGCTCGTTTATCTTCGCCGGCCCCACCGGCGTCGGCAAGACCGAGCTCGCCAAGGCCCTCGCGGAGTTCCTGTTTGGTGAAGAGGACGCCCTCATCACCCTGGACATGTCCGAATACTCCGAGAAGCACACGGTGTCGCGCCTCTTCGGTGCGCCTCCGGGCTACGTCGGCTACGAAGAAGGTGGGCAGCTGACCGAGAAGGTTCGCCGCCGTCCGTTCTCCGTGGTGCTGTTCGATGAAGTGGAGAAGGCCCACGCGGACCTCTTCAACTCACTGCTGCAGATCCTGGAAGACGGCCGCCTGACCGACTCCCAGGGCCGCGTGGTGGACTTCAAGAACACCGTGATCATCATGACCACCAACCTCGGAACGCGGGACATCTCCAAGAGCGTTGCCACGGGCTTCCAGTCCGGCACGGACACGCAGACCGGGTACAACCGGATGCGCGCCCGGGTCACTGAAGAGCTCAAGCAGCACTTCCGCCCCGAGTTCCTGAACCGTGTTGACGACGTTGTGGTGTTCCCGCAGCTGACCCAGGACGAGATCATCGAGATCGTGGACCTGTTCGTGAGCCGCTTGGAGAAGCGCCTCAAGGACAAGGACATGGGCATCGAGCTCACCAAGGCTGCCAAGGTCCTGCTGGCAACCCGCGGCTACGATCCCGCAATGGGTGCACGGCCGCTGCGCCGCACCATCCAGCGCGAGATCGAGGACCAGCTGTCCGAGAAGATCCTCTTCGGAGAGATCCACGCGGGCGACATCGTAGTGGTGGATGTGGACGGCGAAGGCGACGACGCCAAGTTCACCTTCGAAGGAAACGCCAAGCCGCGCATCCCGGAAATCGCTCCGAGCGTCTAG
- a CDS encoding prolyl oligopeptidase family serine peptidase — MASEDSAILSEQPATPFHDIDHYLAIPRVSGLALSPDGQRLVTTVSTLNGKGTEYVTALWELDPAGEKHARRITRSAKGEAGAAFAATGDLYFTSARPDPDSPDDDPVSALWQLPADGGEARVVLSRTGGISHVITARDSDATFVAASVLAGSADEEADEARRKSRKDNKVSAILHSGYPVRYWDADLGPDQPRIFAVEPGEDKDPGKPATVDAAAPLKLRNLTPEAAGMLRNADSVVSPDGRTIYTSFDKPLAKADSRSVLVAIDVATATHKVLLDREGMSYFAGPVSPDNRTLVVLSESDTTPRQAPQVKLHLLDVSAPGEPEANLRPLAPEWDRWAIKAAWLPDASALLVTADDDGASPVFRITPAGAGGGAVGAAGDDEVTRVTLDAAAYTDVVVSPDGLSAYALRSSYEFPPEAVRIDLASGQVTRLQAPAERPRIQGSLERMEATAADGARIPAYLALPEGASARNQAPLLLWIHGGPLGSWNAWTWRWNPWLLVAKGYAVLLPDPALSTGYGQSYIQRGWGEWGRAPFTDLMKITDAVVERPDIDASRTAAMGGSFGGYMANWVAGQTDRFNAIVTHASLWALDQFGPTTDAPQYWLKEMTAEMALANSPHLHVEKISTPMLVIHGDKDYRVPIGEGLRLWYELLSKSQLAADGNGRTPHRFLYYPDENHWILQPQHAKVWYGVVEHFLAKNVLDQDAPLPAELGL; from the coding sequence ATGGCTTCTGAGGACTCAGCGATCCTGAGCGAACAACCGGCGACCCCTTTTCACGACATTGACCACTACCTCGCCATACCCCGGGTGAGCGGACTGGCGTTGAGCCCGGACGGGCAGCGCCTGGTGACCACCGTCTCCACGCTGAACGGCAAGGGCACGGAGTATGTCACTGCCCTGTGGGAGCTGGACCCCGCGGGGGAGAAGCACGCCCGCCGGATCACCCGGAGCGCCAAGGGCGAGGCCGGCGCGGCCTTTGCCGCCACGGGGGACCTCTACTTCACATCGGCCCGCCCCGATCCCGATAGCCCGGATGACGACCCCGTCAGCGCCCTCTGGCAGCTCCCGGCGGACGGCGGCGAAGCCCGCGTGGTCCTGTCGCGCACCGGCGGGATCAGCCACGTGATCACTGCACGGGACTCGGACGCCACCTTCGTCGCGGCGTCCGTGCTGGCAGGTTCCGCCGACGAGGAAGCGGATGAGGCTCGGCGGAAGAGCCGCAAGGACAACAAGGTGTCCGCCATCCTTCACAGCGGCTACCCGGTGCGGTACTGGGATGCCGACCTGGGGCCGGACCAGCCGCGTATCTTCGCCGTTGAGCCGGGGGAGGACAAGGATCCCGGCAAACCGGCGACGGTTGACGCGGCCGCACCGCTGAAGCTCCGGAACCTCACGCCGGAGGCAGCCGGCATGCTGCGCAACGCGGACTCGGTGGTCAGCCCCGACGGCAGGACGATCTACACCAGCTTCGACAAGCCACTCGCCAAAGCGGACTCACGCTCCGTCCTGGTGGCTATTGACGTGGCCACCGCAACACACAAGGTCCTGCTGGACAGGGAAGGCATGAGCTACTTCGCGGGACCGGTGAGCCCCGACAACCGTACGCTCGTGGTGCTGAGCGAATCCGACACCACTCCCCGCCAGGCTCCGCAGGTCAAGCTCCATCTCCTGGACGTCAGTGCGCCGGGGGAGCCGGAAGCAAACCTCAGGCCGCTGGCCCCTGAATGGGACCGCTGGGCCATCAAAGCCGCGTGGTTGCCGGACGCCTCTGCCCTCCTGGTAACGGCCGACGACGACGGCGCCTCCCCCGTCTTCCGCATCACTCCCGCCGGGGCCGGGGGAGGCGCCGTCGGAGCGGCCGGCGACGACGAAGTCACCCGCGTGACGCTCGACGCTGCGGCATATACCGACGTCGTGGTTTCACCGGACGGATTGAGCGCCTACGCTCTGCGGAGCTCGTACGAATTTCCGCCCGAGGCGGTACGGATCGACCTGGCGAGCGGACAGGTCACCAGGCTCCAGGCTCCCGCCGAGCGCCCCCGCATCCAGGGATCACTGGAGCGCATGGAGGCGACTGCCGCCGATGGCGCCCGGATTCCCGCCTACCTTGCCCTGCCGGAGGGTGCCTCTGCCCGGAACCAGGCGCCGCTGCTGCTCTGGATCCACGGCGGACCCCTGGGCTCCTGGAACGCGTGGACGTGGCGCTGGAACCCGTGGCTCTTGGTGGCCAAGGGTTATGCCGTCCTCCTGCCGGATCCCGCCCTGTCCACCGGGTACGGCCAGTCCTACATTCAGCGTGGCTGGGGAGAGTGGGGCCGGGCGCCATTTACGGACCTCATGAAAATCACGGACGCCGTGGTGGAACGCCCGGACATTGATGCGTCGCGGACGGCTGCCATGGGCGGCTCCTTCGGTGGATACATGGCCAACTGGGTGGCGGGGCAGACGGACCGCTTCAACGCGATCGTCACCCATGCCAGCCTGTGGGCCCTTGACCAGTTCGGCCCCACCACTGACGCCCCGCAGTACTGGCTGAAGGAAATGACGGCCGAGATGGCACTGGCGAATTCGCCCCACCTGCACGTCGAGAAGATCAGCACCCCCATGCTGGTGATCCACGGTGACAAGGACTACCGCGTGCCCATTGGCGAGGGGCTGCGGCTCTGGTACGAACTCCTGTCCAAATCGCAGCTGGCGGCCGACGGCAACGGCCGGACACCGCATCGCTTCCTCTACTACCCGGACGAGAACCACTGGATCCTGCAGCCGCAGCACGCCAAGGTCTGGTACGGGGTCGTCGAGCACTTCCTGGCGAAGAATGTGCTGGACCAGGACGCGCCTTTGCCCGCTGAACTGGGGCTCTAG
- a CDS encoding DHA2 family efflux MFS transporter permease subunit, translating to MSTDVSSNAPGDPVATVAVKAPAVGPVKMSRESVTIIVTLLVATFVVILNETIMNVALQRLMVDLGVDAPTVQWLSTGFMLTMAVVIPTTGFILQRLSTRAVFMLAMGLFSGGTLLAALAPGFEVLLLARIVQAGGTAIMLPLLMTTILTLVPIERRGAVMGNVSIAISVAPAMGPTVSGLILEHFTWRFMFVFVLPIALAAFAIGARYLTNIGETEKTRLDILSVLLTVPAFGGLVYGLSQIGGGHGGQSGPGTTAVAALAVGLVAMTAFVFRQLKLQKSEGPLLDLRAFNFRMFTVSVLLLVVAMIALFGAVILLPLYLQEIRGLKSLETGLALLPGGLAMGLLGPFIGRVFDKVGPLPLTVTGSVMMVLSLWQFSMLNAETAVWWIVTLHVVLSLGLALLFTPAFTTGLNPLPPHLYSHGSAIMSTLQQVAGAAGTALLVSIYAVVAAGSGVVAGMHAAFLTAAIIAVAAVVLSAMMRKTAGAEHSVPAAH from the coding sequence ATGTCTACAGACGTCTCTTCCAACGCCCCCGGCGACCCCGTGGCCACTGTCGCTGTGAAGGCGCCGGCGGTAGGCCCGGTGAAGATGTCCCGCGAGTCGGTCACCATCATCGTCACCCTGCTCGTTGCCACCTTCGTGGTGATCCTCAACGAAACCATCATGAACGTCGCCCTCCAGCGGCTCATGGTGGACCTTGGTGTCGACGCCCCCACGGTGCAGTGGCTGTCCACCGGTTTTATGCTCACCATGGCCGTGGTCATCCCCACCACCGGATTCATCCTGCAGCGGTTGTCCACCCGGGCCGTTTTTATGCTTGCCATGGGACTGTTCTCGGGCGGCACGCTCCTTGCCGCGCTGGCTCCGGGATTCGAAGTCCTCCTCCTGGCCCGCATCGTCCAGGCCGGCGGTACAGCCATCATGCTCCCGCTCCTGATGACCACCATCCTGACGCTGGTCCCGATCGAGCGGCGCGGCGCCGTCATGGGCAACGTGAGCATCGCCATTTCGGTGGCACCGGCCATGGGCCCCACCGTGTCCGGGCTGATCCTTGAGCACTTCACATGGCGCTTTATGTTCGTGTTCGTCCTGCCCATCGCCCTGGCCGCCTTCGCCATCGGCGCCCGCTACCTCACGAACATCGGCGAAACCGAGAAGACCCGGCTGGACATCCTGTCCGTGCTGTTGACCGTTCCCGCCTTCGGGGGACTCGTGTACGGACTTAGCCAGATCGGCGGGGGCCATGGCGGACAAAGCGGTCCCGGCACCACTGCCGTGGCTGCGCTGGCCGTCGGCCTGGTGGCCATGACGGCGTTCGTCTTCCGCCAGCTGAAGCTGCAGAAGTCCGAAGGACCGCTGCTGGACCTGCGCGCGTTCAACTTCCGCATGTTCACCGTTTCCGTGCTGCTCCTGGTGGTGGCCATGATCGCGCTCTTCGGCGCCGTGATCCTGCTCCCGCTGTACCTGCAGGAAATCCGCGGCCTGAAATCCCTGGAGACCGGCCTGGCGCTCCTGCCCGGAGGCCTGGCCATGGGCCTGCTGGGCCCGTTCATCGGACGAGTCTTCGACAAGGTGGGCCCGCTTCCCCTGACCGTCACCGGCTCCGTCATGATGGTGCTGTCCCTCTGGCAGTTCTCCATGCTCAATGCGGAAACGGCCGTCTGGTGGATCGTGACGCTGCACGTGGTCCTCAGCCTGGGCCTGGCGCTCCTGTTCACGCCGGCGTTCACCACCGGACTCAACCCGCTGCCGCCGCACCTCTACTCGCACGGATCGGCCATCATGAGCACGCTCCAGCAGGTGGCCGGTGCCGCCGGAACCGCGCTCCTGGTCTCGATCTACGCGGTAGTGGCCGCCGGATCAGGCGTTGTCGCCGGCATGCACGCAGCGTTCCTCACGGCCGCGATCATAGCCGTGGCCGCCGTCGTACTTTCCGCCATGATGCGCAAGACCGCGGGCGCGGAACACTCGGTGCCTGCAGCCCACTAA
- a CDS encoding alpha/beta fold hydrolase: protein MTRENIKTPDGGTLELYTTGAELASAGSGVVVVQASMVTAADYTRFAQKLSASLGRPVHTFNRRGRGASSAQPNDYTLDVDIRDLDTVMRHTASTDVFGHSFGGAVALHAARTLPVERLAVYDPAVSVNHSVKADWIAEYERATAAGDDDRALAVLLRGLETGGALSSRMPLSMLTLANKLTAGTPVGKQQRELMTTGVREIKAIIAADMPAEPFLALPLETLIIVGEKSPAYFGIACGQIHDVLSGSSYTILPGAGHDGVNRAPDKLITELSEFFAG from the coding sequence ATGACGCGCGAGAACATCAAAACACCCGACGGCGGAACGCTGGAGCTCTACACCACGGGAGCCGAACTGGCTTCGGCGGGCTCGGGCGTCGTCGTCGTTCAGGCCTCAATGGTCACCGCAGCGGACTACACGCGCTTTGCCCAGAAGCTGAGCGCATCGCTGGGCCGCCCGGTGCACACGTTCAACCGGCGCGGGCGGGGCGCATCGTCCGCGCAGCCGAACGACTACACGCTGGATGTTGACATCCGGGACCTGGACACCGTGATGAGGCACACGGCCAGCACGGACGTGTTCGGCCACAGCTTCGGCGGCGCAGTAGCGCTCCACGCCGCACGGACCCTCCCGGTGGAACGCCTGGCAGTCTACGATCCCGCCGTCTCCGTGAACCACAGCGTCAAGGCCGACTGGATCGCCGAATACGAACGCGCCACCGCGGCCGGCGACGACGACCGCGCCCTCGCCGTGCTGCTCCGGGGACTCGAGACGGGCGGGGCCCTGTCCTCACGGATGCCCCTCTCCATGCTGACCCTGGCCAACAAGCTCACCGCCGGGACGCCGGTGGGCAAGCAGCAGCGCGAATTGATGACGACCGGGGTCCGGGAGATCAAGGCGATCATCGCTGCGGACATGCCTGCCGAACCGTTCCTGGCATTGCCGCTGGAAACCCTCATTATTGTGGGCGAGAAGAGCCCGGCCTACTTTGGGATAGCGTGCGGCCAGATCCACGACGTCCTGTCCGGTTCGAGCTACACCATCCTGCCCGGGGCCGGCCACGACGGCGTCAACCGCGCGCCGGACAAGCTGATCACCGAACTCAGCGAGTTCTTCGCCGGCTGA
- the lysS gene encoding lysine--tRNA ligase, whose product MTSQNTPTPTNAAEPADASEQMRIRMEKRAKLIERGVEAYPVGVERTHSLSEIREKYAHLEADETTGDIVGVTGRIVFIRNTGKLCFATLQEGGTDGKGTRLQAMLSLANVGEESLAEWKALVDLGDHVFIKGEVISSRRGELSVMADSWSMASKALRPLPVLHAGLNEETRVRQRYVDLMVRDEAREMVYTRAAITRSIRESLHRRNYVEVETPMLQLVHGGALARPFETHMNAFDQKMTLRIATELYLKRAVVGGIDRVYDMGRVFRNEGVDSTHSPEFTTLECYEAWADQFVMADRIKEIILDAADAAGVGRTIQTEAGEINLDGEWTWLAVYPGLSDAVGQEITPDTTVEELRVVAAKHDVKVDPKWDAEKLAVELFGEIVEPTLLNPTFVYDYPPSAQPLARPHREDGRLIEAWDLIIGGMERGTAFSELIDPVIQRERLTEQSMHAAAGDVEAMQLDEDFLRALEYGAPPMGGIGLGIDRLVMLFTGAGIRETILFPLLKPEGH is encoded by the coding sequence GTGACTTCCCAAAACACCCCCACCCCGACCAATGCTGCCGAACCGGCGGACGCCAGCGAGCAGATGCGCATTCGCATGGAGAAGCGCGCCAAGCTTATTGAGCGCGGCGTCGAGGCCTATCCGGTGGGTGTTGAACGCACGCATTCCCTGAGCGAGATCCGGGAGAAGTACGCGCACCTTGAGGCCGACGAAACCACCGGAGACATTGTGGGCGTCACCGGCCGCATCGTATTCATCCGGAACACCGGCAAGCTCTGCTTCGCCACGCTCCAGGAAGGCGGCACGGACGGTAAGGGCACACGCCTGCAGGCCATGCTGAGCCTTGCCAACGTGGGCGAAGAGTCCCTGGCCGAATGGAAGGCCCTGGTTGACCTGGGCGACCACGTCTTCATCAAGGGTGAGGTCATTTCCTCCCGCCGCGGCGAGCTGTCCGTGATGGCCGATTCCTGGTCCATGGCGTCCAAGGCGCTGCGCCCGCTGCCGGTGCTGCACGCCGGCCTGAACGAGGAAACCCGCGTTCGCCAGCGCTATGTGGACCTGATGGTCCGTGATGAAGCCCGCGAAATGGTCTACACCCGCGCCGCGATCACCCGTTCCATCCGGGAAAGCCTGCACCGCCGCAACTACGTCGAGGTGGAAACCCCGATGCTCCAACTGGTCCACGGCGGTGCCCTGGCCCGGCCGTTCGAGACCCACATGAACGCCTTCGACCAGAAGATGACCCTGCGCATCGCCACCGAGCTGTACCTCAAGCGCGCCGTGGTGGGCGGCATCGACCGCGTGTACGACATGGGCCGGGTGTTCCGCAACGAGGGCGTGGATTCCACGCACAGCCCGGAATTCACCACGCTGGAATGCTACGAAGCCTGGGCCGACCAGTTCGTCATGGCGGACCGTATCAAGGAGATCATCCTCGACGCCGCTGACGCCGCCGGTGTGGGCCGCACCATCCAGACCGAAGCCGGGGAGATCAACCTCGACGGCGAATGGACCTGGCTGGCCGTCTACCCCGGACTCTCCGACGCCGTGGGACAGGAAATCACACCGGACACCACGGTGGAGGAACTGCGGGTTGTGGCGGCCAAGCACGACGTCAAGGTGGATCCGAAGTGGGATGCCGAAAAGCTGGCCGTTGAACTGTTCGGCGAAATCGTGGAACCCACCCTGCTGAACCCCACGTTCGTCTACGACTACCCGCCCTCCGCCCAGCCGCTGGCACGCCCGCACCGCGAGGACGGCCGGCTGATCGAGGCCTGGGACCTGATCATCGGCGGCATGGAACGCGGCACGGCCTTTTCGGAGCTGATCGACCCCGTGATCCAGCGGGAACGCCTCACCGAACAGTCAATGCATGCAGCGGCCGGAGACGTCGAGGCCATGCAGCTGGATGAGGATTTCCTCCGGGCGCTGGAGTACGGCGCCCCGCCCATGGGCGGCATCGGGCTGGGCATTGACCGCCTGGTGATGCTGTTCACCGGGGCCGGCATCCGCGAGACCATCCTTTTCCCGCTCCTGAAGCCCGAAGGACACTGA
- a CDS encoding alpha/beta fold hydrolase, with the protein MQRAIATDDGGRLALYSYGTVDAPGERRVVVIGGAFLTALIYRPFSEALSKGLGDGWAVDVYDRRGRGDSTPQPADYSMATEIADVKTIMDATGARNLFGHSLGGSVALNAVQEFVGTSHQPDKLAVYDAAVNIDGSVDTSWLDSFERSVNEGNVPHALAKLKKGMQPGTAMARIPEPVLAGLMALVSRTKVNRLFKEVMPSGVGELKAVFDEADHVRDFSVLPPNTRFMVGSKSPRYYKVTAELLHRAVPGSALQVSPKCVHASIPAAVKELVEDISSYYKG; encoded by the coding sequence ATGCAGCGGGCCATCGCAACGGACGACGGCGGGCGGCTGGCTTTGTACAGTTACGGAACCGTGGATGCCCCCGGCGAGCGCCGGGTTGTGGTGATCGGCGGAGCCTTCCTCACGGCACTGATCTACCGGCCGTTTTCCGAGGCGCTATCCAAGGGCCTCGGCGACGGCTGGGCGGTGGACGTCTACGACCGGCGCGGCCGCGGCGATTCCACGCCGCAGCCTGCGGACTACTCCATGGCCACCGAGATCGCCGATGTCAAGACCATCATGGATGCCACCGGCGCCCGCAACCTTTTCGGGCACAGTCTGGGCGGCTCCGTGGCGCTCAATGCGGTGCAGGAGTTCGTCGGCACCTCACACCAGCCGGACAAGCTTGCGGTCTATGACGCTGCAGTAAACATCGACGGCAGCGTGGATACGTCCTGGCTGGACAGTTTTGAACGCTCGGTCAACGAGGGAAACGTCCCGCACGCCTTGGCCAAACTCAAGAAAGGCATGCAGCCCGGCACGGCCATGGCCAGGATTCCGGAGCCGGTCCTCGCCGGGCTGATGGCGCTGGTGTCGCGGACCAAGGTGAACCGGCTCTTCAAAGAGGTCATGCCCAGCGGCGTGGGCGAGCTCAAGGCGGTGTTTGATGAAGCCGACCACGTCCGGGATTTTTCCGTCCTCCCGCCGAACACCAGGTTCATGGTCGGCTCCAAAAGTCCCCGGTACTACAAGGTGACAGCCGAACTGCTGCACCGCGCCGTTCCCGGGAGCGCCCTCCAGGTCTCACCCAAGTGCGTCCACGCCTCCATTCCCGCGGCAGTTAAGGAACTGGTCGAGGACATCTCCTCCTACTACAAGGGCTGA
- a CDS encoding Lsr2 family protein — MAQKVKIILVDDLDGGTADETVRFGLDGVSYEIDLSAANAAELRSSLERFVSSARKTSTGRATRTKVSGGRNQDSAQIRQWARENGYAVNSRGRIQAEIQEAYQKANS, encoded by the coding sequence ATGGCACAGAAAGTAAAAATCATCCTTGTCGATGATCTGGATGGGGGAACCGCGGACGAAACTGTCCGATTTGGCCTTGACGGCGTCAGCTACGAAATTGACCTGTCGGCTGCCAATGCTGCAGAACTCCGCTCCTCACTGGAGCGGTTTGTTTCAAGCGCACGTAAGACGTCCACCGGCCGCGCCACCCGCACCAAGGTCTCAGGCGGCCGTAATCAGGACTCTGCACAGATTCGTCAGTGGGCCAGGGAGAATGGCTATGCGGTTAACAGCCGCGGCCGTATCCAGGCTGAAATTCAGGAAGCCTACCAGAAGGCAAATTCCTAG
- a CDS encoding alpha/beta fold hydrolase, whose product METRTIGTDDGDGHLELHSFGSGGNSAGQPGVVVIHGTLVTDALYRPFAMKIARLLGRPVHTYNRRGRGGSSGQPGDYSVATEISDLRDVMRATGSTGVVAHSYGGFVALQAARTEPIRRLVTYDAAVSLSGSLSRRWRPELEHSMAAGQLDHAWAHLVQGLETAGPVSKLPLGALRMLSILSARTRLGAEMRQLLPTAVVEMRAVLDADAELADFAGVTTPTLMLSGGWSPPYFAETGRLLAEAVPSIDFALVPGQLHEGPLRPGHRLALTTARFLANDAGLRVQRIRAARFPQGSRFRMGQ is encoded by the coding sequence GTGGAAACTCGGACGATTGGCACGGACGACGGCGACGGCCACCTTGAGCTGCACTCTTTCGGTAGCGGCGGGAACAGCGCCGGGCAACCCGGCGTCGTCGTCATTCACGGAACGCTGGTAACCGACGCGCTGTACCGGCCGTTCGCGATGAAGATCGCACGCCTGCTGGGGAGGCCGGTGCATACCTATAACCGCCGAGGGCGCGGCGGTTCTTCGGGCCAGCCTGGAGACTATTCGGTGGCGACGGAGATCAGCGACCTCCGTGACGTCATGCGGGCAACCGGCTCCACGGGCGTGGTGGCCCACAGCTACGGCGGCTTCGTGGCCCTGCAGGCGGCCCGGACCGAGCCGATCCGCCGGCTCGTGACCTATGACGCCGCGGTTTCCCTGTCCGGCAGCCTCAGCCGGCGGTGGCGGCCGGAACTTGAACACTCCATGGCGGCGGGACAGCTGGACCACGCGTGGGCGCACCTGGTCCAGGGCCTGGAAACAGCCGGGCCGGTTTCCAAACTCCCGCTCGGTGCCCTGCGGATGCTGAGCATCCTGTCCGCCCGGACCCGCCTTGGCGCCGAAATGCGTCAGCTGCTGCCCACCGCCGTCGTCGAAATGCGGGCCGTACTGGACGCGGACGCCGAGCTGGCGGACTTCGCCGGCGTCACCACACCCACCCTGATGCTCAGCGGAGGCTGGAGCCCGCCGTACTTCGCCGAGACCGGCCGCCTGCTCGCGGAGGCAGTCCCGAGCATCGACTTCGCCCTGGTTCCCGGGCAGCTGCACGAGGGCCCGCTCCGCCCCGGGCACCGCCTGGCCCTCACCACCGCGCGGTTCCTGGCCAACGACGCCGGCCTGCGGGTCCAGCGCATCCGCGCCGCCCGGTTCCCGCAGGGCAGCCGTTTTAGGATGGGCCAGTGA